From the Labrus mixtus chromosome 10, fLabMix1.1, whole genome shotgun sequence genome, the window GGATGACTCCACTATCAGCACTGACGGAAACATATGAGGAGACTGGTACTCCGTTAACAGAGGAGTCCTCCAGGATATAAGAAACACGGGCATTCTGGTTCCAGTCAGCGTCTCTGGCTTTCACTGTGAATATAGAGAGGCctggtgtgttgttttctacAATGTAGGCCTCATATGAGCTCCTCTCAAAGACAGGCTCGTTGTCATTCACATCAGAGATCTGTAAGGTGAGAGTGACGCTGCTAGAGAGAGAGGGCACTCCCTCATCAGAGCACGTCACTGTGATGTTATACTCAGAGGCGATCTCTCTGTCTAAATCACCGTCTGTGACTAAGCTTAAGAACTTTTTCGACGTCGTTTTCATCAGAAATGGcatgttttctttaatattGCAAGTGACTTTGCCGTTTTCTCCAGAGTCGGGGTCTTGAACATTAAATATAGTTACCACAGTTCCTGACTTAGAATTTTCTGATATTGAATTAGTTTTCGACATGATATTAATAGACGGATGGTTATCGTTCGTATCGGTCACCTCGACAACAATCTTACATGAATCTGTCAGTCCTCCATCATCACTAGCTTGTACGTGTATTTCATAATGACTCGTCTTTTCATAATCCAGATTTCCGTATAAAGATACCAAACCATTTTCTGCGTCTATTCGAAACAAAGAAGGTACATCATCCAATGTGTTTGTAATTGAATATGACACTTTACCATTTATTCCTTGATCTGCATCTACAGCACTTACTGTACATAAAATTGTGCCCTTTGGAGCGGTTTCCGTTATAGTGACTTTGTATACTTCCTGAGTAAATACTGGGGCATTGTCATTAACGTCTAGCACTGAAATTTCTACTCGCATTGTTCCCGACAGCTGAGGATCACCGCCATCAGTGGCTGTCAGAATTAACGAGAGATGCTCTTGCGCCTCTCTGTCCAGATGTTTTTGTAAAACCATCTCCACCTTTTTACTTCCGTCTTGCTGATTTTGGAGCTTTAAATTGAAATTGTCTGTAGGCTTTAGAGTATAACCCTGCAACCCGTTCACACCGACATCCAGATCCATAGCTCTCTCTAACACAAATTTTGCTCCAATCACAGCCGACTCACTGATCCTAAATTTCATCTCTTCCTTTTTGAAGCTGGGTGCATTGTCGTTAATATCATTAATTTCTACTGTAACTGTGTAGAATTCAATCGGGTCTTCGAGTGTGATTTGAAGATGTAAAGCGCAAGGTGTTGTCTGCCCGCACAGCGTCTCTCTGTCGATTCTCTCTTTCACAAGAAGGACTCCTCGGTCTTTATTTAGCTCGATGTATTCGGCATTGTCTTCTGTATATATGCGAGCTTTACCTGACTTTAATCTTTTCACGTCCAGCCCTAAATCCTGCGCTATGTTACCGACCAAAGAACCTTTCGACATTTCCTCGGGAATAGAGTAGGTGACCTGCCCGAACACGGAGCTCAGAGAAACAATCGAGAAAAACAACAGTACTTGCCGTCTCATTGTTCTGTCCAACATTTTATCTTTGAGAAATAGGGTAGACGAAAACATAAACTGTAATCCAAAACGTTATAGTCTCTCTATTACAATGTATCCTCTAAAAAAAGTAATCCACAAACTGGTTTTAATCCGAAGCCAATCTCAGCACCGAATTCTCCCGGTGTCTGCAACGACGGTTGTGTGCCGAATgactgtctctttctctgtttaagATATGAAATAATGTGGGGAAGCTCTACACTGGTCAACAGCGGCCCTGAGAGTCCAAACACTTGCACTGCAGGAAACTAAACACTCAGGGAGAGGCTAAATATGAAGAAAGAAATATGgtttaaagaaattaaaaatcaatttaagCAAGGACTCTAAATAATAAATTACTCATTTATCAATAAGACAGAAGACTAATAATTACATATTCAAGAGCGGAATACTGGGAGTTTAGTTGTTAAAGATCTTAAGTACATAGTTTCATTATTAAATAATGTAGTAggattggaaataaaaaaaaactattttgaagtTGATCAGAAATAGATTAatcctaaaaaaatatatatcttgtACATAAATGCTAATTCATTGGTTGatgtaaaaattaaatacaaaataaaggcAGATCAAATTATTTTCTGAATTTGTCATGCTGTTTAAGGGATATTAGATTAAAAATCTGTCATTACAAGTGTAACAAAGTTTCATTTTCCATGATAAATGACTACTTTGGCACTTCAGATGATAAACTGAACACTGGAAATAAACATCCCACAGACAgctctttaaatgtattatccAGCTCAATGTCTTTGTTAGTCATTATAGTTCTCAATGAACTGGCCAGCAAACATCTGACAGGTTGGGcaactttaaaataattacatgGACCAGTATTTTTCCACAGAGGTGAGGAAGTTCATGACTTATCGGCATATTAGCAGCACGTGATTATTGCTATCTGTTATCCAccacttgatttatatattataaatgGAAAATTGAAATTCAAGCTTCCATATTAACAAACACTAACTGACTATTTCCTATTTACCCTCCACAAATTCAAAGTCTATCCTCCTGCGAAAAATtcaatattatatatataaatatatatatatatatatatatatatatatatatatacattaaaTCCCAATGCTGCAAGCCACtataaaaagtatttctttAGATGAAGTCTCATCAGGTATTCATGCAGACTATCTAATTCCATCTTAATGAAACATATATGTTAACATAGTACATCAGGACTGCTAGGCCAGTATTTAAAGCAGAAAATCAGGACAAGTTATTTTAATCTATCGCAATGGTTTTACCTTTGTTAATGACTAAAAGGCACTAAACAAGAGCTTGATAATGCAGACAACACACAATTCAGCAAACATGGTCAGTAAGGATAATGCTGTACCGTCACCAAAGACGATACTTTCAATCACATTATGTACAACAAAAGTGCAGCCAGTTCAATCTCATGCTAGAAGGTGTTTGTGAATTACAGGATTTCCTAAATAGCCCTACCATAGGTAGATTGGTCTATATTTGTGCTGGTCATCTTAAAACTCCAAAATCAAAACTTCCCACACTATTCAACAGATGCCATTATGATTATTTACTTAACAAAACACTGAGGCGAGGTAAAGGATAAAACGAAACtgtgaaaacaacttaaaaatacaaaagtttAGCAGCGGAAAACCAATACAGATGTCAGGAGAGTTTTTTTGACTGTTGTGCAAAATATGTCTCCTTATGCCAAGAGATTCTAAGACCATCAAAATATGCATTATTTAAAAGGAAGGCAAAAAAGGGGGCAGGGATTTTCTGGAAAGAGATACAATAAACCTATTCTATGGAGTCTTCTCCTCTCATACTGACTTGTGTCAGTAGTTTTCCTCTCTGAAAAATGTTGTCAAGACTCTAGTGCTACATTTACAATTATATTGACCAATTTTGGCAAGACCCTCAGATTCAACGTGACAGCATTACAGGATCAACACATGAAAGTAAATCAATGCACagtgtaaaaaatgtatgttcATATAGCAGATAATATGCATTGTAATCACTGCAACCAAACTACAGAAATCTCACTGTTACAAACTGGGTATCCTGTTATGCATTTCAGCCAATAAATATGAGTTTCACTGACAGGTAATTACTTGTTTTACTAAAAAATGAATGTCGGTCAGTAACCACTCtgaagttgtaaaatgcacacaAATATTAGTTTAAGGTTGAAGCAGTAtggcttttaaaaaaggagaaaatctTACATGTGGTTCGGTTTGTAGTCAGGACAACCAGAAGCAGGTttaaaagaacaattaaaaGGGCTAGTTTataagttattttttatatataaagtaCAGCAGTTTTggtaatagaaaaaaaaatagatttatcgTATTATGTTGATATTAGTGTATAATATGTGTTACATTGTGGCTCTGGGCTAGAAAAATTCCCAGGATGATGTGCAGTTAAACTTTATACACGAAGGGCCGTCATTAAAGGTGCAAGGCCACACTTGATATCCCATGATACTGACCTCTAGAGGAGAGTCTGGTTCATCTAGGATGCTCTTCTCACTCTGTATCCGCTGCATGGTCCCTGTAGAACTGGGGTCCATTATCAACACGTTCTGACTACCAGCTCTGCCGAACTTACAGTCACTCTTTCTGGAGTCAGTCGTCCTGCACACCTCGTAATTGTACACGTGCTGGAGAGTCCCTGTGCCCAAAGTGTCTGAGTAACGTGGTGGATAATATGGAATCACAGGGAGGTTGGAGTGAAACAGGGTGCGAGACTGTCTCCATCTGTAGATTTTCACTGATATAATAACCACTACAcacgtgatgaagaggaaggacacTACAGCCAAAGCCAGCACTAAGTAAAAAGTCAGGTTGTCATTGTACTCCTTGTCGTGTGTAAAGTCAGTGAACTCAGACAGCACTTCAGGGAAGCTGTCCGCCACCGCCACGttaacaatgactgcagctgaaCGAGACGGCTGCCCGTTATCCTCCACTATAACAGTCAGTCTTTGTTTCACAACATCTTTATCATTCACTTGGCGGATAGTTCTGATTTCTCCATTCTGTAAGCCCACTTCAAACAGCGCCCTGTCTGTGgctttctgcagtttatacGAGAGCCAGGCATTCTGTCCAGAGTCCACATCAACAGCCACCACTTTAGTCACCAGGTAGCCCACATCTGCTGCACGAGGCACCATCTCAGCCACCACTGACCCACCAGTCTGGACTGGGTACAGGACCTGAGGGGGGTTGTCGTTCTGGTCCTGGATCACTATTTTCACTGTCACGTTGCTACTGAGTGGAGGGGAGCCTCCATCCTGTGCTTTGATGTGAAACTGGAAGTCTTTGATCTGCTCGTAGTCAAAAGAGCGCACTGCATGGATGACTCCACTATCAGCACTGACTGAAACATATGAGGAGACTGGTACTCCGTTAAAAGAGGAGTCCTCCAGGATGTAAGAAACACGGGCATTCTGGTTCCAGTCAGCGTCTCTGGCTTTCACTGTGAATATAGAGAGGCctggtgtgttgttttctacAATGTAGGCCTCATATGAGCTCCTCTCAAAGACAGGCGCGTTGTCATTCACATCAGAGATCTCTAAGGTGAGAGTGATGCTACTGGAGAGGGAGGGCACTCCCTCATCAGAACACTTCACTGTGATGTTATATTGAGAGGCGACCTCTCTGTCTAAATCACTGTCTGATACCAAACTATAGAAATCATGAGAAGAAGTTGAGATAGTAAATGGTATATTGCCATTTATTCTGCAGTTCACCTGGCCATTAATACTGGAATCTGGGTCAAGGGCACTAAACATGGCTATTACTGTATCTTGAGGAGAGCTTTCTGGGATTGAATCAGATTTAGAAAGTATACTGATTACAGGCTCATTGTCATTTATGTCAATTACATCAACAATGATCTTACTGGAATCAGAAAGACCTCCACTGTCTGTAGCCTCAATATCAATTTGGTAATTCTTGGCTTTTTCATAGTCAATTGCCCCAACTAATATTACATCACCGTTTTCATTAATTGTGAATATGTCAGACAGGCTGTCCATTGCAGTTGAAACTGAATAAGAAACTTCCCCGTTTGATCCTTTGTCCGCATCAGATGCACTCACTCTTGTCAATGTTGTCCCTTTCTCGGAATTTTCCGCAATGGCTGccttgtaaacagactgcatAAAAACAGGAGCATTGTCGTTTGCATCCAGCACGGTCACAAAAATCTTTACTGTACCAGACATCTGAGGTTCCCCTCCGTCAACAGCTGTTAACAACAACGATAtctgctcctctttctctctatctaaCGGCTTGTGTAATACCATTTCGACTTTTTTATTCCCATCTGCCTGactttgtattttcagaacAAAATTATCGGTAGGCTTCAGGCTGTAATTTTTCAGCCCATTTATGCCTATATCTGAATCTACCGCCCTTTCCAACACAAATTTAGATCCCGTTATAGCGGATTCGCTAATTTCAAAACGTTTCTCGTTATTTTTAAAACTGGGGATGTTGTCGTTGATGTCTGTTATCTCTACAGTTATTCGAAAAAGCTCCATTGGGTTTTCTAAAATAATCTGCAAATGTAAAGCACAAGGCGTCATCTGTCTACAGAGAGACTCTCTGTCGATTCTCTCTTTCACGAGAAGGACTCCCCTTTCTCTACTCAGCTCGATGTATTCTGCACTGTCACCCGTAAATATGCGAGCTTTACCTGACTTTAGTCTTTTTACGTCTAAACCAAGATCCCGTGCTAGGTTGCCCACAACAGAACCCTTTGGCATTTCTTCCGGTATAGAGTAGCTCACTTGGCCAAGAACGGAACCgagagagaagatgaaaagCAACACTTGCCGTCTCATTGTTCAACCCGCTGGTAACGTTACGCCAAAAATACGGAGTAAAAACCCTTTTCACAGCGAATAGAACCTCCTAGTGAATTCGAAAAGATAAAGGAAAACTGATATTATCCATGAATTTGGAAAAACAGTCTATAAGCCCGTGGTGTCAATCTAAAAGCGAACCACTCGGTGAACAGTGCTGTCtccccttctctttctctgaaatAACGACATCACATGGGAGGAACAGCTTTAAATCCACTCTGCAACTGCAACTCGTTGACCAACAGCGGCCCATGGagttgaaaatgtgaaattgcAAGAAAAAGCTGACCTTACTCAAGTTGAAAGAGTTGAAGGTAAATGCATCATATGAATTACCggaaaaatgaaacaacagtTGAAAGAGGATGCCACCTCTATCTcgaaaaaaaaacgtattaaaAGTGTATACAATAACTGAGTAAGCAGCCAGAAAAACAACCAAATGCACATTATAACGACTCCATCATTAGACAAGAAgtatggaggagagaggaaccgCAAGCATGACAATGTCTctgtccaaggtgctgaaaTTCTGTTTGAAgcaagtacacaaacacacactaaaaaaatgcaacaacaagCAAGGGAAGATTAAAATCAAACCTCTAGAGGAGAGTCTGGTTCATCCAGGATGCTCTTCTCACTCTGTATCCGCTGCATGGTCCCTGTAGAACTGGGGTCCATTATCAGCACGTTCTGACTACCAGCTCTGCCGAACTTACAGTCACTCTTTCTGGAGTCAGTCGTCCTGCACACCTCGTAATTGTACACGTGCTGGAGAGTCCCTGTGCCCAAAGTGTCTGAGTAACGTGGTGGATAATATGGAATCACAGGGAGGTTGGAGTGAAACAGGGTGCGAGACTGTCTCCATCTGTAGATTTTCACTGATATAATAACCACTACAcacgtgatgaagaggaaggacacTACAGCCAAAGCCAGCACTAAGTAAAAAGTCAGGTTGTCATTGTACTCCTTGTCGTGTGTAAAGTCAGTGAACTCAGACAGCACTTCAGGGAAGCTGTCCGCCACCGCCACGttaacaatgactgcagctgaaCGAGACGGCTGCCCGTTGTCCTCCACTATAACAGTCAGTCTTTGTTTCACAGCATCTTTATCATTCACTTGGCGGATAGTTCTGATTTCTCCATTCTGTAAGCCCACTTCAAACAGCGCCCTGTCTGTGgctttctgcagtttatacGAGAGCCAGGCATTCTGTCCAGAGTCCACATCAACAGCCACCACTTTAGTCACCAGGTAGCCCACATCTGCTGCACGAGGCACCATCTCAGCCACCATTGATCCACCAGTCTGGACTGGGTACAGGACCTGAGGGGGGTTGTCGTTCTGGTCCTGGATCACTACTTTCACTGTCACGTTGCTACTGAGTGGAGGGGAGCCTCCATCCTGCGCTCTGACGCGGAACTGGAAGTCTTTGATCTGCTCGTAGTCAAAAGATCGCACTGCATGGATGACTCCACTATCAGCACTGACGGTAACATATGAGGAGACTGGTACTCCGTTAAAAGAGGAGTCCTCCAGGATGTAAGAAACACGGGCATTCTGGTTCCAATCATCGTCTCTGGCTTTCACTGTGAATATAGAGAGGCctggtgtgttgttttctacAATGTAGGCCTCATATGAGCTCCTCTCAAAGACAGGCGCGTTGTCATTTACATCAGAGATCTGTAAGGTGAGAGTGACGCCGCTGGAGAGGGAGGGCACTCCCTCATCAGAACACGTCACTGTGATGTTATACTGAggggctctctctctgtctaaatCACTGTCTGTAACTAAACTATAGAAATTatttgtggatgtttttaaagCGAAGGGTAAattttcattgataaaacaCTGCACTTTTCCGTTTTCTCCTGAGTCCTTGTCCTCGATGTTAATCATTGTAACGACGGTATTAAGTTTGGCATCCTCTGAAATAACAGTTGACTTTGACATTATGTCAATTTCAGGCTTGTTGTCATTTACGTCCTGAACATCGACTATTAACTTACAGGAGTCTGTGAGTCCTCCGTCATCACTTGCAAGTAAATTTATCTGATAGTTTCGCGATTCTTCAAAATTAATATTTCCAATTACAGTAACTTCACCATTTTCCTCATTTACCTGAAACACTTTCCTGATATCATCTAAGCTATTTGTGATAGAATACGTTATTTTACCGTTTGAGCCTTGATCTGCATCTGAGGCTGTAACAGTGGCAACAACTGTGCCTTTAGGTGAATTTTCAGTAACTGTAGCCTTGTATGTTGGCTGTGTAAAAACAGGGGCATTATCATTAGCGTCTAAAACTGTGATGACAATAAGCATTGTTCCTGACATCTGCGGCTCTCCTCCATCTACAGCCGTCAAGACGAGAGATATCTGCTCCTGTTTCTCCCTGTCCAAAGGCTTCTGTAGCACCATCTCTACGTTTGTATTACCGTCAGCGTTATTGTGCAGTTTTAGAGCAAAATTATCAGTCGGTTTTAGCTCGTACTTTTTAAGATCGTTGATTCCTACATCAAGATCCACAGCTCTTTTGAGCACAAATTTAGCCCCAATCACCGTCGATTCACGTATTTTAAATTGCATCTCACCTTTTTCAAAGGCTGGTGCATTATCGTTGATATCTGTGATCTGGACAGTAACACTGTAAAATTCCATTGGATTCTCTAAAATAATCTGGAAATGCAAAGCACACGGCGTCGTCTGTCTGCAGAGCGCCTCTCTGTCGATTCTCTGTTTAACAAGGaggactcctctctctctgttcagctCCATGTATTCGTCACTGTCTCTAGTATAAATCCGAGCCTTACCAGATGCCAGACGTTTCGTTTCCAAACCCAAATCTTGTGCGATGTTACCGACTAAAGATCCTCTGGCCATTTCCTCCGGAATAGTGTAGCTGACTTGTCCCAGCACTGATCCGacggagaggagacagaaaaacagcagaacttGTCCTGTCATTGTTCTGCCGAAACGTTTCCGTATGATTCAGTGTTGTATCCCATAAGTCTGATATCGATTCCAGTTATGAAAGCTAACTCGTCATTTTTTCCCTCATAAGCGGACAAAGACTGAAATTTCACGTCTTCTTTCAAAATATCCTGCACGAATATGGTAGTGGTTCTTTCTCGTCGAGCTCTTTCTTTATTATGTAGATGAACAATGGGAGGTGCTGCTCCAACCCTACTGTCAGCCGTTCACATTCTGGTCAACAGCGGCCCTAAGAGTTCACAGTATAAAACTGCAGAAAACCAACTCAGATGACTCTTTGTTCAGAACTCTTGCTTACAacctttttaaagtttaatgaaAGTGATCTGAAATTTAATTGAAATATGACAATTAAACCGTTGaataatttgaatgttttttaatactATTTAGGCATTTTTGCAGTCTTTTTAATACAAGAATTGTATGTAAAGACAAATTAATAAACGTATCTTTTAgtatttaaaatgattacacaaaatgatcaaat encodes:
- the LOC132981935 gene encoding protocadherin gamma-A2-like — translated: MTGQVLLFFCLLSVGSVLGQVSYTIPEEMARGSLVGNIAQDLGLETKRLASGKARIYTRDSDEYMELNRERGVLLVKQRIDREALCRQTTPCALHFQIILENPMEFYSVTVQITDINDNAPAFEKGEMQFKIRESTVIGAKFVLKRAVDLDVGINDLKKYELKPTDNFALKLHNNADGNTNVEMVLQKPLDREKQEQISLVLTAVDGGEPQMSGTMLIVITVLDANDNAPVFTQPTYKATVTENSPKGTVVATVTASDADQGSNGKITYSITNSLDDIRKVFQVNEENGEVTVIGNINFEESRNYQINLLASDDGGLTDSCKLIVDVQDVNDNKPEIDIMSKSTVISEDAKLNTVVTMINIEDKDSGENGKVQCFINENLPFALKTSTNNFYSLVTDSDLDRERAPQYNITVTCSDEGVPSLSSGVTLTLQISDVNDNAPVFERSSYEAYIVENNTPGLSIFTVKARDDDWNQNARVSYILEDSSFNGVPVSSYVTVSADSGVIHAVRSFDYEQIKDFQFRVRAQDGGSPPLSSNVTVKVVIQDQNDNPPQVLYPVQTGGSMVAEMVPRAADVGYLVTKVVAVDVDSGQNAWLSYKLQKATDRALFEVGLQNGEIRTIRQVNDKDAVKQRLTVIVEDNGQPSRSAAVIVNVAVADSFPEVLSEFTDFTHDKEYNDNLTFYLVLALAVVSFLFITCVVVIISVKIYRWRQSRTLFHSNLPVIPYYPPRYSDTLGTGTLQHVYNYEVCRTTDSRKSDCKFGRAGSQNVLIMDPSSTGTMQRIQSEKSILDEPDSPLEV
- the LOC132981934 gene encoding protocadherin beta-16-like — translated: MRRQVLLFIFSLGSVLGQVSYSIPEEMPKGSVVGNLARDLGLDVKRLKSGKARIFTGDSAEYIELSRERGVLLVKERIDRESLCRQMTPCALHLQIILENPMELFRITVEITDINDNIPSFKNNEKRFEISESAITGSKFVLERAVDSDIGINGLKNYSLKPTDNFVLKIQSQADGNKKVEMVLHKPLDREKEEQISLLLTAVDGGEPQMSGTVKIFVTVLDANDNAPVFMQSVYKAAIAENSEKGTTLTRVSASDADKGSNGEVSYSVSTAMDSLSDIFTINENGDVILVGAIDYEKAKNYQIDIEATDSGGLSDSSKIIVDVIDINDNEPVISILSKSDSIPESSPQDTVIAMFSALDPDSSINGQVNCRINGNIPFTISTSSHDFYSLVSDSDLDREVASQYNITVKCSDEGVPSLSSSITLTLEISDVNDNAPVFERSSYEAYIVENNTPGLSIFTVKARDADWNQNARVSYILEDSSFNGVPVSSYVSVSADSGVIHAVRSFDYEQIKDFQFHIKAQDGGSPPLSSNVTVKIVIQDQNDNPPQVLYPVQTGGSVVAEMVPRAADVGYLVTKVVAVDVDSGQNAWLSYKLQKATDRALFEVGLQNGEIRTIRQVNDKDVVKQRLTVIVEDNGQPSRSAAVIVNVAVADSFPEVLSEFTDFTHDKEYNDNLTFYLVLALAVVSFLFITCVVVIISVKIYRWRQSRTLFHSNLPVIPYYPPRYSDTLGTGTLQHVYNYEVCRTTDSRKSDCKFGRAGSQNVLIMDPSSTGTMQRIQSEKSILDEPDSPLEVSIMGYQVWPCTFNDGPSCIKFNCTSSWEFF
- the LOC132981933 gene encoding protocadherin beta-16-like; the protein is MFSSTLFLKDKMLDRTMRRQVLLFFSIVSLSSVFGQVTYSIPEEMSKGSLVGNIAQDLGLDVKRLKSGKARIYTEDNAEYIELNKDRGVLLVKERIDRETLCGQTTPCALHLQITLEDPIEFYTVTVEINDINDNAPSFKKEEMKFRISESAVIGAKFVLERAMDLDVGVNGLQGYTLKPTDNFNLKLQNQQDGSKKVEMVLQKHLDREAQEHLSLILTATDGGDPQLSGTMRVEISVLDVNDNAPVFTQEVYKVTITETAPKGTILCTVSAVDADQGINGKVSYSITNTLDDVPSLFRIDAENGLVSLYGNLDYEKTSHYEIHVQASDDGGLTDSCKIVVEVTDTNDNHPSINIMSKTNSISENSKSGTVVTIFNVQDPDSGENGKVTCNIKENMPFLMKTTSKKFLSLVTDGDLDREIASEYNITVTCSDEGVPSLSSSVTLTLQISDVNDNEPVFERSSYEAYIVENNTPGLSIFTVKARDADWNQNARVSYILEDSSVNGVPVSSYVSVSADSGVIHAVRSFDYEQIKDFQFRVKAQDGGSPPLSSNVTVKMVIQDQNDNPPQVLYPVQTGGSVVAEMVPRAADMGYLVTKVVAVDVDSGQNAWLSYKLQKATDRALFEVGLQNGEIRTIRQVNDKDAVKQRLTVIVEDNGQPSRSAAVIVNVAVADSFPEVLSEFTDFTHDKEYNDNLTFYLVLALAVVSFLFITCVVVIISVKIYRWRQSRTLFHSNLPVIPYYPPRYSDTLGTGTLQHVYNYEVCRTTDSRKSDCKFGGAGSQNVLIMDPSSTGTMQRIQSEKSILDEPDSPLEVRKLQHFKSFI